A window of Fodinibius salinus contains these coding sequences:
- a CDS encoding S66 peptidase family protein — translation MERKKFLKLLGVGGVGSLGTAGFWETSGKTMKPPRLNKGDTIGLISPASRLDNLERYDQIVQKIQQMGFAVKEGSHARDSYGYLAGRDADRAADLNAMFADEQVKAIIPFRGGWGSNRILNHINFDSIKNNPKILVGFSDITSLLLAIYAKTNLITFHGPVGKSDWTDYTTDHFDNMLTGQPGNTLTIPQNKSCSGCTPFIQITPGRAEGRLLGGNLSVLTAMMGSDYLPEWQGNILFLEDVGEDIYRIDRMLTELKLAGILDQISGFVFGQCTNCSRSDEQSLSLQQVFSDHIKPLGIPAFSGAQFGHVSDMITLPIGLKAQIDAREGTIRCRESAVSI, via the coding sequence ATGGAACGGAAAAAGTTTCTGAAACTACTTGGAGTCGGAGGTGTCGGATCTTTGGGTACGGCAGGTTTTTGGGAAACATCAGGAAAAACAATGAAACCTCCCAGATTAAACAAGGGGGATACCATTGGACTTATCAGTCCCGCAAGCCGACTGGATAACCTGGAAAGATATGATCAAATCGTTCAAAAAATTCAGCAAATGGGGTTTGCTGTTAAAGAAGGTTCCCACGCCCGCGATTCGTATGGTTATCTTGCAGGGCGGGATGCTGATCGTGCTGCTGACCTTAATGCGATGTTTGCCGATGAGCAAGTTAAAGCTATTATTCCATTCCGTGGAGGATGGGGATCCAATCGTATTTTGAACCACATCAATTTCGATTCTATCAAAAATAACCCTAAAATTTTGGTGGGCTTCAGTGATATTACCTCTCTACTGTTAGCCATTTATGCTAAAACAAATCTAATTACCTTTCACGGACCGGTCGGTAAATCTGACTGGACCGATTATACTACTGATCATTTTGATAATATGCTTACCGGGCAGCCGGGAAATACGCTAACTATCCCTCAAAATAAATCTTGCAGCGGTTGCACTCCTTTTATCCAGATAACCCCCGGGCGTGCAGAGGGACGTCTTCTGGGCGGAAATTTAAGCGTATTAACAGCAATGATGGGTTCAGATTATCTGCCTGAGTGGCAAGGAAATATTTTATTCCTTGAAGATGTAGGAGAAGATATTTACCGCATAGATCGGATGCTTACCGAATTAAAACTTGCTGGCATACTCGATCAGATTTCAGGCTTTGTATTTGGACAGTGTACCAACTGTAGTCGTTCTGATGAACAAAGCTTATCTCTACAACAAGTATTTAGTGACCATATCAAACCTTTGGGCATTCCAGCTTTTTCCGGAGCTCAATTTGGCCATGTTAGTGATATGATTACTCTGCCAATAGGATTAAAGGCCCAAATTGATGCCCGTGAAGGAACTATACGATGCCGGGAATCTGCAGTA
- a CDS encoding DUF2480 family protein produces MATDTQGEIVNKVKQSEKLVTIDLQEYFDSTPRTELDLKQFLFKGMILKEDDFREQLENFDWSQFEGQYVGVYCSTDAIISKWAYMLVGQHLATHAKEVFKGKVDDMLYELYRRNLKELNWSSYQDKFVILKGCSSKEKPVPEGVYLYATQQLLPYVKKLMYGEACSNVPVYRG; encoded by the coding sequence ATGGCTACCGACACACAAGGCGAAATCGTCAACAAGGTCAAACAATCCGAAAAGCTTGTTACCATTGATCTTCAGGAGTACTTTGACTCCACACCCCGTACAGAGTTAGACCTTAAGCAATTTCTTTTTAAAGGGATGATTTTAAAGGAAGATGACTTCCGGGAGCAACTCGAAAATTTCGACTGGAGCCAGTTTGAGGGACAGTATGTAGGGGTTTATTGTTCGACAGATGCTATTATTTCTAAATGGGCTTATATGCTTGTTGGCCAACACCTTGCAACTCACGCTAAAGAAGTATTTAAAGGTAAGGTTGATGATATGCTGTATGAACTTTACCGTCGAAATTTGAAAGAGTTAAACTGGAGTTCATATCAGGACAAGTTTGTTATACTCAAGGGATGTTCCAGTAAAGAAAAGCCTGTACCTGAAGGTGTCTATCTGTATGCCACTCAACAATTACTTCCCTACGTTAAAAAGCTGATGTACGGTGAAGCTTGCTCGAATGTTCCTGTGTACAGGGGATAG
- a CDS encoding SDR family NAD(P)-dependent oxidoreductase produces the protein MNKNTYALVTGASRGIGKSIAQLLLEQGGIVIGTARSSAFPDEFVENPDFEGIHVDLANPDAIKSKLKPIFDRDTAPNVLINNAGIFLEAGFDLDDESWLDTLDQTMQVNLRSAALLSKWALNRWKEEGGGYLINVSSRAAYRGDTQEYSAYAASKGALVAFTKSVARDFGEHGVSAYSIAPGFIKTDMAMGSIDVYGEDYLTEGMAFDEITSPEEVGELVAFLASGKVPHMTGATFHINGGSYMI, from the coding sequence ATGAATAAGAATACCTACGCATTAGTCACCGGGGCATCCCGCGGAATTGGAAAAAGTATTGCACAATTGTTGCTGGAACAGGGAGGGATAGTTATCGGTACAGCCCGGAGCTCAGCATTTCCAGACGAATTTGTTGAAAATCCTGATTTTGAGGGAATACATGTGGATTTAGCTAATCCCGATGCCATAAAATCTAAGCTAAAACCGATTTTCGATCGTGATACCGCTCCCAATGTGCTTATCAATAATGCCGGAATTTTTCTAGAGGCGGGATTTGATCTGGATGATGAATCCTGGCTTGATACCTTGGACCAAACCATGCAGGTAAATCTCCGTTCTGCAGCCTTACTTTCAAAATGGGCTCTCAATCGGTGGAAAGAAGAAGGCGGCGGTTATCTTATAAACGTATCTTCTCGTGCAGCTTATCGCGGTGATACGCAAGAATATTCGGCTTATGCGGCCTCAAAGGGGGCATTAGTGGCTTTTACAAAAAGTGTTGCCCGAGATTTTGGAGAGCACGGTGTCTCAGCTTATTCTATTGCGCCAGGATTCATCAAAACAGATATGGCTATGGGTTCTATCGATGTTTATGGTGAAGACTACCTTACGGAAGGTATGGCCTTTGACGAAATTACATCACCTGAAGAGGTGGGAGAGCTGGTAGCCTTCTTGGCATCCGGAAAAGTACCGCATATGACCGGGGCCACGTTTCATATCAACGGCGGAAGCTATATGATATGA
- a CDS encoding polyprenyl synthetase family protein, with protein MEATKQQQELSNLIDDKLAELNLPQEPSLLYDPVRYTLSLAGKRVRPYLTLVGCGVCGGDIEEAIPAALSIELLHNFTLLHDDIMDRAHTRRGEPSVYKKWDSNTAILSGDAMYAKAFKQLQYYGREADYSKQTYSLILDLFLDSAERVCEGQAYDLMFEKDYDVSIDQYLQMIEGKTAALISGAFAMGGAVARADEKWIRELQFIGRKVGIAFQIQDDLLDAVADPKKFGKKKGGDIVEGKKTYLTLLALQRSEEQTNRKLVKLLTSTENSEEEIAEVISIFESLDVFSDTKNAIKYHYQEAIDHLDTFDNSQYKKGITEFLNRLISRKY; from the coding sequence GTGGAAGCCACAAAACAACAGCAAGAACTTTCGAATCTTATAGATGATAAACTTGCGGAGCTTAATCTGCCGCAAGAGCCTTCGCTATTATACGATCCGGTGCGTTACACTCTGTCATTGGCCGGTAAACGAGTGCGTCCATATTTGACGCTGGTAGGATGTGGTGTATGCGGCGGTGATATTGAAGAAGCCATTCCCGCTGCACTTTCTATAGAATTACTCCATAATTTTACATTATTGCACGATGACATCATGGATCGTGCTCACACGCGACGCGGTGAACCCAGTGTTTATAAAAAATGGGACTCTAATACCGCTATTCTTTCTGGTGATGCGATGTATGCCAAAGCTTTCAAACAGCTGCAATATTATGGCAGGGAAGCGGACTATTCAAAACAAACATACAGCCTTATTTTAGATCTTTTTTTGGATAGTGCAGAAAGAGTTTGCGAAGGGCAGGCTTATGATCTGATGTTTGAGAAAGATTATGATGTATCCATCGACCAGTATTTGCAAATGATTGAAGGAAAGACTGCAGCACTGATAAGTGGTGCTTTTGCGATGGGCGGGGCAGTAGCCCGGGCCGATGAGAAGTGGATCAGAGAACTGCAGTTTATAGGCCGGAAGGTAGGTATAGCTTTTCAAATTCAGGATGATCTATTGGATGCTGTTGCTGATCCTAAAAAGTTTGGCAAGAAAAAGGGGGGAGATATCGTTGAAGGTAAGAAGACATACCTGACGCTCCTTGCCCTGCAGCGAAGCGAAGAACAGACAAACAGGAAGCTGGTTAAACTTCTGACATCCACAGAAAATTCCGAGGAGGAAATAGCAGAAGTAATATCTATCTTTGAATCATTGGATGTATTTTCAGATACAAAGAATGCTATTAAATATCACTATCAGGAAGCTATTGACCATCTCGATACTTTTGATAACTCACAGTACAAAAAAGGAATTACAGAATTTTTAAATCGTTTAATTTCCAGGAAATACTGA
- the fni gene encoding type 2 isopentenyl-diphosphate Delta-isomerase, producing the protein MSIKQRKKDHVELTTSGNMNYRFSTGFEQYRFIHDALPEVNLKDISTEASLLDRTFAFPLFISSMTGGYTDAGAVNAIIAEFCEEYNLPFGVGSQRIMLEDEEAVSSFSVVRDKAPSAFIAANIGGAQLANGLSQNKLHLLISSIEADGVIVHLNPLQELMQPEGDRKFKGIEEGINQLCNDSPVPVIVKETGAGISAAVAERLLDAGAKVIDVAGAGGTSWAKVENERLSNKNPKNDFNNWGIPTLECVHQVQELKGSYNFELIASGGIRSSHHIAKSLCLGADFAAAAQPVIKAVDDNGYEGLENLYRKWQKQLVTILMLLGCEQLDDLDPGHLQITTNNR; encoded by the coding sequence ATGAGTATTAAGCAGCGCAAAAAAGATCATGTTGAGCTGACCACCTCCGGTAACATGAATTACCGTTTTTCAACCGGATTTGAGCAGTACCGTTTTATCCATGATGCATTGCCCGAAGTTAATTTAAAGGATATTTCTACGGAAGCTTCGCTGCTGGACAGGACCTTTGCCTTTCCGCTCTTTATCTCATCAATGACCGGCGGCTATACTGATGCCGGAGCGGTGAATGCCATCATTGCGGAATTTTGTGAGGAGTATAACCTGCCTTTTGGGGTAGGGAGCCAGCGCATTATGCTCGAAGATGAAGAAGCCGTTTCGTCGTTTTCAGTAGTCCGAGATAAAGCACCTTCTGCTTTTATTGCCGCTAATATCGGTGGTGCACAGCTTGCTAATGGATTATCCCAAAATAAACTTCACCTGTTGATAAGCTCTATAGAGGCTGATGGCGTTATTGTGCACTTGAATCCCCTGCAAGAGCTTATGCAGCCCGAGGGAGATCGCAAATTTAAAGGGATTGAAGAAGGTATAAATCAATTATGTAACGACAGTCCTGTGCCGGTTATCGTCAAAGAAACGGGAGCAGGGATATCGGCGGCGGTAGCAGAGCGATTATTAGATGCCGGTGCCAAGGTTATTGATGTAGCGGGAGCGGGCGGCACAAGCTGGGCAAAAGTAGAAAATGAACGCCTCTCAAATAAGAATCCAAAGAATGATTTTAACAACTGGGGGATACCCACGCTGGAGTGTGTCCACCAGGTTCAAGAGCTCAAAGGGAGCTATAATTTTGAACTCATTGCGTCAGGCGGAATCCGGTCCAGTCATCATATCGCCAAGTCGCTGTGCCTCGGCGCTGATTTTGCTGCGGCTGCCCAGCCGGTAATTAAGGCTGTGGATGATAATGGTTATGAGGGACTAGAAAATCTTTACCGAAAATGGCAGAAGCAGTTGGTTACTATTCTTATGCTACTGGGATGTGAACAACTTGACGATTTAGATCCAGGGCACCTGCAAATAACAACTAATAATCGGTAA
- a CDS encoding NifU family protein, with product MPKIKEIERTPNPDAMRFVLGDPLTNGVTKSFENADEAESNELASSLFAIDHVINVYFVDKYVTVTQDGDAVWSELLRQLAPPIREASTQTDLEEDEEVHATKEVQETDDPRLKEINKMLDDQVRPYLLADGGGLKILGLDGDRLKVHYQGACGTCPTATSGTLYAIESMVKRIDPEIQVVSV from the coding sequence ATGCCAAAGATCAAAGAAATAGAACGTACGCCTAATCCCGATGCTATGCGTTTTGTGTTGGGAGACCCACTTACAAATGGTGTCACTAAATCCTTTGAAAATGCTGATGAAGCCGAGAGCAATGAGTTGGCATCATCGCTTTTTGCTATAGACCACGTTATCAACGTTTATTTTGTAGATAAATATGTGACCGTAACGCAGGATGGTGATGCCGTTTGGTCTGAGCTGCTACGTCAGCTGGCTCCGCCTATCCGTGAAGCTTCTACTCAAACTGATTTGGAAGAGGATGAAGAGGTACATGCTACCAAGGAGGTGCAGGAAACTGACGATCCGCGTCTTAAGGAAATCAATAAGATGCTTGATGACCAGGTACGTCCTTATTTATTGGCTGACGGCGGTGGTTTGAAGATTCTTGGCCTCGATGGTGACCGACTTAAGGTTCACTACCAGGGCGCATGTGGAACTTGTCCCACCGCAACCAGTGGAACGCTCTATGCCATCGAAAGTATGGTTAAGCGTATTGATCCTGAAATTCAGGTAGTATCAGTATAA
- the nadD gene encoding nicotinate (nicotinamide) nucleotide adenylyltransferase, whose product MSHSSDKIGLLGGSFDPVHNGHLAIARSFLASPYITELWVLLTPHPPHKRGQSPASYEVRLKMLQEAFAGFDRVEVSDIERQLPDPSYTVRTLEYLTDRFSEKSFFLCLGSDSAKHFTEWYQWQRILSYCELLVAARPSARDIQLNQEIAQKTHFIDHQSVSVSSTEVRSKASSAQNIADLVPASVEKIIDQQNLYKVG is encoded by the coding sequence ATGTCACATTCGAGCGATAAAATAGGACTATTGGGCGGTAGTTTCGATCCCGTCCACAATGGTCACTTGGCTATTGCCCGCTCATTTTTAGCTTCTCCGTATATCACTGAACTGTGGGTACTGCTTACACCGCATCCGCCGCATAAAAGGGGGCAGTCACCGGCTTCGTATGAAGTTCGATTGAAAATGCTACAAGAAGCTTTTGCCGGATTTGACAGAGTGGAAGTAAGTGATATCGAAAGGCAGTTGCCCGATCCCTCATATACTGTCCGCACTCTTGAGTATCTTACCGACCGGTTTTCAGAGAAGTCATTTTTCCTTTGCCTGGGATCAGACTCGGCAAAGCACTTTACTGAATGGTATCAATGGCAAAGAATATTGTCTTATTGTGAGTTGTTGGTAGCTGCAAGACCATCAGCAAGAGATATTCAATTGAATCAGGAGATTGCGCAAAAGACGCATTTTATTGATCATCAATCCGTTTCAGTTTCCTCAACTGAAGTTCGAAGTAAAGCATCATCAGCACAAAATATTGCTGACCTTGTTCCTGCTTCGGTAGAAAAGATAATTGACCAACAAAATTTGTATAAAGTGGGCTAA
- a CDS encoding outer membrane protein assembly factor BamD, producing the protein MMMKKMVTISSRFLLAAVVLVAAISCKNENLIRRGDDLETAFDKSMRLFENGKYRDAAEGFETVLEIGRGTDIGQQAQYYLAESYFKDKRYLLSASEFERYVSLFPRSDKRKDAQFKEAFSYYKLSPRYKLDQKYTRKAIEKFRLFNSRYSGTPEADKAANYISEMREKLARKLYNAAQLYMVTDSYQAALTYYDLTIDKYPETIWAQRSLVGKINAYNIYAGRSVQSKKQERYQKAVDAYEKFIQLFPNGEYRSKADEYVDKARAALAKISNSDSQAKNSTASVDSSSE; encoded by the coding sequence ATGATGATGAAAAAAATGGTAACGATTAGTAGTAGATTTTTACTTGCAGCAGTAGTTCTTGTTGCTGCGATATCATGTAAAAATGAAAATTTAATTCGGCGGGGTGATGATTTAGAAACAGCCTTTGATAAATCCATGAGGCTTTTTGAAAATGGAAAATACCGTGATGCAGCCGAAGGGTTTGAAACTGTATTAGAAATAGGCCGTGGAACTGATATAGGTCAGCAGGCACAGTATTATTTAGCGGAGTCATATTTTAAGGATAAACGATATTTACTTTCCGCTTCGGAGTTTGAACGGTATGTATCACTCTTTCCCCGTTCTGATAAACGAAAAGACGCTCAATTTAAAGAGGCGTTTTCATACTATAAGCTGAGTCCGCGGTATAAGTTAGATCAAAAATATACACGGAAGGCTATTGAAAAATTTCGATTATTTAATTCCAGGTACTCAGGAACGCCGGAAGCAGATAAAGCAGCGAATTATATTTCCGAGATGCGGGAAAAATTGGCCCGAAAACTCTATAACGCAGCTCAGCTTTATATGGTTACCGACAGCTATCAGGCAGCTCTTACCTACTATGATTTAACTATTGATAAATATCCCGAAACAATTTGGGCACAGCGATCACTGGTTGGCAAAATTAATGCCTATAACATCTATGCCGGACGTAGTGTGCAGTCGAAGAAGCAGGAGCGATACCAAAAAGCAGTAGATGCTTATGAAAAGTTTATCCAGCTCTTTCCAAATGGTGAATACCGCAGCAAGGCCGATGAATATGTAGATAAGGCCCGCGCAGCCTTGGCAAAGATTTCCAATTCTGACTCACAGGCTAAAAACTCAACGGCCAGTGTTGACAGCTCTTCTGAGTAA
- a CDS encoding cysteine desulfurase, with product MAKVATSTPAENVDFESVRDDFPVLDQQVKDNPLVYLDNAASSQMPSCVADRIDAYHRNEHANVHRGIHTLSQKATDAYELARKKIRHFINAEHEDEIIYTTGTTDSINLVANSFGERFIEQGAEILVTEIEHHANIVPWQMIAERYGAKVQVVPVNDDGEIIWDEYVALLNENTAIVAVGHVSNALGTIHPVKKMIEAAHTQDIPVLVDGAQAVPHSPVDVQGLDADFYAFSSHKMCGPTGFGILYGKKKYLEEMPPYRGGGDMIDKVSFEETTYNISPHKFEAGTPPIAAGVGFAEAIDYLSNIGMQNIAHHEQELLEYGTEQLLSIDGLRVIGTSKKKASVISFVFDDIHATDVGTILDEQGIAIRTGHHCAQPTMRRFNVPATARASISFYNNREDIDRLVAGIKKAKSIFE from the coding sequence ATGGCTAAAGTTGCAACCTCCACACCAGCTGAGAACGTTGATTTTGAAAGCGTTCGAGATGATTTTCCTGTACTTGATCAACAGGTAAAAGATAATCCGCTGGTATATTTGGATAATGCAGCTTCCAGCCAAATGCCGAGCTGTGTAGCTGACCGTATTGATGCCTATCATCGAAATGAACACGCCAACGTTCATCGCGGTATCCACACATTAAGCCAAAAGGCTACCGATGCTTATGAGTTGGCACGTAAAAAGATCCGGCATTTTATCAATGCTGAGCATGAAGATGAAATTATTTATACCACCGGCACTACTGATTCTATCAATCTGGTAGCTAACAGTTTCGGCGAACGTTTTATTGAGCAAGGTGCCGAAATCTTGGTTACCGAAATTGAACATCACGCTAATATTGTTCCTTGGCAGATGATTGCCGAACGATATGGAGCAAAGGTGCAAGTAGTTCCGGTTAATGATGATGGTGAGATCATTTGGGATGAGTACGTAGCTCTGCTCAATGAGAATACAGCTATTGTTGCCGTTGGACATGTTTCTAATGCTCTGGGCACCATTCATCCCGTAAAAAAGATGATTGAAGCAGCACATACTCAAGACATTCCGGTACTCGTAGATGGGGCGCAAGCCGTTCCACACAGTCCTGTTGATGTGCAGGGTTTGGATGCCGATTTTTATGCGTTTTCCTCTCACAAGATGTGTGGTCCCACTGGATTTGGTATTCTGTACGGCAAGAAAAAGTATCTTGAAGAAATGCCGCCGTATCGTGGGGGCGGAGACATGATCGATAAAGTTTCTTTTGAGGAAACAACCTATAATATTTCTCCGCATAAGTTTGAGGCAGGTACGCCCCCCATTGCTGCGGGAGTCGGTTTTGCCGAAGCTATTGATTATCTCAGCAATATCGGTATGCAAAATATTGCTCATCATGAACAAGAACTGCTTGAATATGGAACCGAGCAGCTGTTGTCTATTGATGGACTCCGTGTCATAGGAACATCCAAGAAAAAAGCATCGGTTATTTCCTTTGTTTTCGATGACATCCATGCTACTGATGTTGGTACTATTCTCGATGAACAGGGCATAGCTATCCGCACGGGCCATCACTGTGCTCAACCTACCATGCGGCGCTTTAATGTGCCTGCAACAGCTCGGGCCTCTATTTCTTTCTATAACAACAGGGAAGATATTGACCGTCTCGTTGCGGGGATTAAGAAAGCAAAATCAATTTTTGAATGA
- a CDS encoding HesB/IscA family protein has protein sequence MSISITERAADQIRTIREEQHIADDAKLRVGVVSGGCSGLTYDLEFDANPSSGDNEQKEFEDKGIQLICDMRSFLYLSGTKLDYTDGLNGEGFHFHNPNANRTCSCGESFSI, from the coding sequence ATGTCCATTTCTATTACCGAACGAGCGGCGGATCAGATCAGAACCATCCGTGAAGAACAACATATTGCTGATGACGCCAAATTGCGCGTAGGAGTTGTCAGTGGCGGTTGTTCAGGGCTGACTTATGATCTGGAATTTGACGCTAATCCTTCCTCCGGTGACAATGAACAAAAAGAGTTTGAGGATAAGGGCATTCAGCTTATTTGCGATATGCGCAGTTTCTTGTATCTATCCGGTACTAAACTGGATTATACCGATGGATTAAACGGCGAAGGATTTCACTTTCATAATCCGAATGCAAACCGCACCTGTTCGTGCGGAGAATCATTTTCAATTTAG